A region from the Algoriphagus machipongonensis genome encodes:
- a CDS encoding UxaA family hydrolase, which yields MINKALCLDPADNVGVALTDLKPGDSYALNGAKGQIISEVSSKHKFALEDLSVGEDILMYGTIVGETTQEIKAGEAVTLANIKHKIRDFKESGATYEWSSLDVKRWSDKTFMGYERADGQVGTANYWLVMPMVFCENTNVKLLQDAFEKALGFAVDNPYENQVRNLVAAYQQEKFTESVSAPLQDTNSKVFENIDGVRFLTHEGGCGGTRRDSDTLCALLAGYINHPNVAGATILSLGCQNAQVSILKESLSKIQKGASKPVIVCDQQEEGTTKVLLEKAVKETFAGLVEANKIPRTPAPLSKLVIGLECGGSDGFSGISANPTLGQVSDMVISLGGAAILSEFPELCGAEQTLIDRCKTPEISDKFIRLMDEYARAAENVGSGFDMNPSPGNIKDGLLTDAIKSCGAAKKGGTAPVSDVLDYTEYIKEKGLNLLCTPGNDVESTTGLAGSGANVILFSTGLGTPTGNPVCPVIKVSTNDKLAARMPDIIDFNTGGIISGEETIESAGDKLLELIVDVASGRVKTKAEQKKNYDFIPWKRGVSL from the coding sequence ATGATAAACAAAGCACTTTGTTTAGACCCTGCTGATAATGTAGGGGTGGCATTAACTGATCTTAAACCTGGTGATAGCTATGCTTTAAATGGGGCTAAAGGTCAAATTATCAGTGAAGTATCTTCTAAACATAAGTTTGCATTAGAGGATTTATCCGTAGGTGAAGATATTTTGATGTATGGGACAATTGTCGGTGAAACTACTCAGGAAATCAAAGCCGGAGAGGCTGTTACCCTTGCAAATATTAAGCATAAAATCAGAGACTTTAAGGAATCTGGAGCTACTTACGAATGGTCTTCTCTTGATGTAAAAAGATGGAGTGATAAAACTTTCATGGGTTATGAAAGAGCTGATGGTCAGGTAGGTACAGCAAATTACTGGCTTGTTATGCCAATGGTATTTTGTGAAAACACCAATGTTAAATTATTGCAGGATGCCTTTGAAAAGGCTTTGGGGTTTGCAGTAGATAATCCTTACGAAAACCAGGTTAGAAACTTAGTTGCTGCCTATCAACAGGAAAAATTTACGGAATCGGTTTCGGCTCCATTACAAGATACCAACTCAAAAGTATTTGAAAATATTGATGGGGTTCGCTTCTTAACCCATGAAGGAGGCTGCGGCGGCACCCGTAGAGACTCTGATACACTTTGCGCTTTATTAGCAGGTTATATCAACCATCCGAATGTGGCAGGTGCTACTATTTTAAGTTTGGGCTGTCAAAATGCCCAGGTTTCCATTTTGAAAGAGAGCTTAAGTAAAATTCAAAAAGGTGCTTCTAAGCCTGTTATTGTCTGTGACCAACAAGAAGAAGGAACCACGAAGGTATTATTAGAAAAAGCAGTGAAGGAAACTTTTGCAGGTTTAGTAGAAGCAAATAAAATCCCTAGAACACCTGCTCCCCTATCTAAATTGGTTATTGGCCTTGAATGTGGTGGATCTGATGGTTTTTCTGGAATTTCAGCCAATCCAACATTAGGACAGGTTTCGGATATGGTGATCTCTTTAGGGGGTGCAGCCATATTATCTGAGTTTCCTGAATTATGTGGTGCAGAGCAAACACTTATTGACCGATGCAAAACCCCAGAGATTTCAGATAAATTCATTCGATTAATGGATGAATATGCCAGAGCAGCAGAAAATGTGGGAAGTGGTTTTGATATGAATCCAAGTCCTGGCAATATCAAAGATGGCTTATTGACTGATGCCATCAAGTCTTGCGGAGCCGCGAAAAAAGGAGGAACTGCTCCTGTTTCTGATGTTCTTGATTATACTGAGTATATCAAAGAAAAAGGCTTGAACTTATTATGCACACCTGGGAATGATGTGGAAAGCACCACAGGATTGGCAGGTAGTGGAGCCAATGTTATTTTGTTTTCAACAGGTTTAGGTACTCCAACTGGAAATCCTGTTTGTCCTGTAATCAAAGTTTCTACAAATGACAAACTAGCAGCAAGAATGCCAGATATCATTGATTTTAATACAGGTGGAATTATTTCTGGAGAAGAAACAATAGAATCTGCTGGAGATAAGCTATTGGAATTAATTGTTGATGTGGCTTCAGGTAGAGTAAAAACCAAAGCAGAGCAGAAAAAGAACTATGACTTTATCCCTTGGAAACGAGGAGTATCTTTATAA
- a CDS encoding sugar kinase: protein MKKIVSLGEVMLRLSPPSNERFFQTHQLQMEFGGSEANVGTALAFWEHHVIHLTTFPNHEIGKAAAACLRKNGIDTQFIQFEEGRIGVYFLEQGAIQRSSKILYDRADSVFTKVDYKNFNWEEILEGTDAVHWSGITPALSQECADFTLHVLKEANKRNITVFGDLNYRSNLWNYGKKPHEIMPNLMALTHVMIASDRDFNNCLNTEFDDFESAKAGAFNKFENLKYITKTNRTSISSSHNRISASLSSRENIYHSREYDLTPIVDRVGTGDAFAGGLIHGLLTNEPQFAIEFGMAAGALKHSVPGDVLLCSEEEILEIVAGESIGKIKR from the coding sequence ATGAAAAAAATTGTTTCTTTAGGCGAAGTAATGCTTCGTCTATCACCGCCATCCAATGAGCGATTTTTTCAAACTCACCAGCTTCAAATGGAATTTGGAGGATCTGAGGCAAATGTAGGAACTGCTTTGGCATTTTGGGAACATCATGTGATTCATTTAACAACTTTTCCAAATCATGAAATTGGAAAAGCTGCCGCAGCTTGTTTAAGAAAAAATGGAATTGACACCCAGTTTATTCAATTCGAAGAAGGTAGAATAGGGGTGTATTTCCTTGAGCAGGGAGCCATCCAAAGAAGTTCTAAAATATTATATGATAGAGCTGATTCAGTATTTACTAAAGTCGATTACAAAAATTTTAATTGGGAAGAGATTTTAGAGGGTACGGATGCTGTTCATTGGTCTGGTATTACTCCAGCTTTATCGCAAGAATGTGCTGACTTTACTCTGCATGTTCTCAAGGAAGCAAATAAGAGAAATATCACTGTTTTTGGTGATTTGAATTATCGAAGCAATCTCTGGAATTATGGCAAAAAGCCACATGAAATCATGCCTAATCTCATGGCCTTGACTCATGTAATGATTGCAAGTGATAGAGACTTTAATAATTGTTTAAATACAGAATTTGATGATTTTGAGTCAGCTAAGGCTGGAGCTTTTAATAAGTTTGAAAACCTTAAATACATCACCAAAACCAACCGCACCTCTATTAGCTCCTCTCATAATAGGATCTCTGCAAGCCTAAGTAGCAGAGAAAATATTTATCATTCGCGAGAGTATGATCTTACTCCAATTGTGGATAGAGTTGGCACGGGCGATGCCTTTGCCGGAGGTTTAATTCATGGTTTATTAACTAATGAACCTCAGTTTGCCATAGAATTTGGGATGGCAGCAGGAGCATTAAAACATAGTGTGCCAGGTGATGTTTTGCTTTGTTCAGAAGAAGAAATACTAGAAATTGTAGCCGGAGAATCCATCGGAAAAATCAAAAGATAA
- a CDS encoding beta/alpha barrel domain-containing protein, translating into MRNPTPFIKRMYSAGVMPIFFNPDEAKCLKMLEIAYEGGIRVIEMVDRGAEAKSIFPALRKAADQMPGLYLGVGTIYTPAQAEVFLDMGAEFIVAPVMNPKLGEYCKKLDIPWIPGCGSVSEVYFAQEHGAELVKIYPANILGTDFVKAVHAVLPTVELIPTGGVEPKIENLKSWFDSGVCCVGMGSQLFRKDLVEAGEFGKLKETIKHTMDLVESLKA; encoded by the coding sequence ATGAGAAACCCAACACCCTTTATTAAAAGAATGTATAGTGCCGGTGTGATGCCGATTTTTTTCAACCCAGATGAAGCCAAATGCCTTAAAATGCTTGAGATTGCCTATGAAGGTGGTATTAGAGTCATAGAAATGGTAGATAGAGGCGCTGAGGCTAAATCCATTTTCCCGGCCTTAAGAAAAGCGGCAGATCAAATGCCAGGTTTATACCTTGGAGTAGGGACCATATATACGCCAGCACAGGCTGAGGTATTTTTAGATATGGGTGCTGAATTTATAGTCGCACCTGTTATGAATCCCAAATTGGGAGAATATTGTAAGAAGCTAGATATTCCTTGGATTCCAGGTTGTGGTTCAGTTTCGGAAGTATATTTCGCTCAGGAACATGGAGCAGAATTGGTTAAGATTTATCCTGCCAATATTTTGGGAACTGACTTTGTCAAAGCAGTTCATGCGGTATTGCCTACGGTGGAATTAATTCCTACTGGTGGTGTCGAGCCTAAGATTGAAAATTTGAAGTCCTGGTTTGATTCTGGAGTGTGTTGTGTCGGAATGGGCTCTCAATTATTCCGGAAGGATTTAGTCGAAGCTGGAGAATTTGGGAAATTGAAAGAGACGATCAAACATACCATGGATTTGGTCGAATCGTTAAAAGCATAA
- a CDS encoding peroxiredoxin — translation MALRLGDVAPNFTAETSEGKIDFYEYLGDGWGVLFSHPADYTPVCTTELGTVAKLKDEFAKRNTKVLALSVDGLESHKGWISDINETQNCTVNFPIIADEDKKVSSLYDMIHPNSNEKFTVRSVFVIGNDKKIKLIITYPASTGRNFDELLRVIDSLQLTANYSVATPANWKQGEDVVIAPAISNEEIPSKFPKGHKVVKPYLRTTPQPDL, via the coding sequence ATGGCTTTACGACTAGGAGATGTTGCTCCAAACTTTACAGCAGAAACTTCAGAAGGGAAAATTGATTTTTATGAGTATCTGGGCGACGGATGGGGAGTCCTTTTTTCTCACCCTGCCGATTATACCCCAGTTTGTACCACTGAACTTGGAACAGTCGCAAAACTTAAGGATGAGTTTGCAAAAAGAAACACAAAAGTCTTAGCACTAAGTGTGGATGGGCTGGAAAGCCATAAAGGATGGATCTCAGACATCAATGAAACCCAAAATTGTACGGTTAACTTCCCTATCATCGCAGATGAGGATAAAAAGGTATCGTCTCTTTATGATATGATTCACCCCAATTCCAATGAGAAATTTACAGTTCGTTCTGTTTTTGTGATAGGTAATGATAAAAAAATCAAGCTAATCATCACTTATCCAGCAAGTACTGGAAGAAATTTTGATGAATTACTAAGAGTTATTGATTCTTTACAATTAACTGCAAATTATTCAGTAGCAACTCCAGCGAATTGGAAACAAGGAGAAGATGTGGTTATTGCACCTGCAATTTCTAATGAGGAAATCCCTTCTAAGTTCCCGAAAGGACATAAAGTGGTCAAACCTTATTTGAGAACTACACCACAACCAGACTTATAA
- a CDS encoding TIGR04282 family arsenosugar biosynthesis glycosyltransferase translates to MKQGIIIFQKNAVLGKVKTRLAASLGDEMALSIYKKLLKRTHQHLESLPIDRIVYYSDYLENEPKDSNQKYFVQPAGNLGQRMNKAFQEQFNQGYDQLLIIGTDCPDITSELVEKAFSALKKNNFVIGPAEDGGYYLLGMNKFSPELFVDIPWSSAAVCEMTKKAILKLNKTYETLPVLSDVDNEEDWEKVKDKF, encoded by the coding sequence ATGAAACAAGGAATAATAATATTCCAAAAAAATGCTGTCCTAGGAAAGGTCAAAACTCGATTAGCTGCAAGTTTGGGAGATGAAATGGCTTTATCCATTTATAAAAAGTTACTAAAAAGGACCCATCAACACCTAGAATCACTTCCCATTGATAGAATAGTTTATTATTCTGATTATTTAGAAAATGAGCCGAAAGACAGTAATCAGAAATACTTTGTTCAACCGGCTGGGAATCTAGGTCAAAGAATGAATAAAGCCTTTCAAGAGCAGTTTAACCAAGGATATGATCAACTATTGATCATTGGAACAGATTGTCCTGATATCACCTCAGAACTTGTAGAAAAAGCATTTTCTGCATTGAAGAAGAATAACTTTGTAATAGGTCCAGCCGAAGATGGAGGGTACTATTTATTGGGAATGAATAAATTTTCACCAGAGTTGTTCGTTGATATCCCTTGGAGTAGTGCTGCAGTTTGTGAAATGACAAAAAAAGCAATTTTAAAGCTAAATAAAACCTACGAGACATTGCCCGTTTTATCAGATGTGGACAATGAAGAAGATTGGGAAAAAGTAAAAGACAAATTTTAA
- a CDS encoding DUF6134 family protein, giving the protein MTLKHLFSLIYLFLLLAISSNSYAQEQSITQGYDIVVAGFRIGDMTAQKKVNGTQKSYEINSLVEFWFFGKVHVEFIQSADYENGQLMEAYTHSISNRGDFETFVNWETDHYEVNANTYKFENKEPINQKVYSSPATLYFEEPKDGDVLISENFGMLTQVVEEEPGVYAIDVNGNTNTFYYENGVLQKVVLENSIKNYVIRRKDD; this is encoded by the coding sequence ATGACATTAAAGCATTTATTTTCATTAATTTATCTCTTCTTATTATTGGCAATATCATCCAATAGTTATGCACAGGAGCAAAGCATTACCCAAGGATATGATATCGTGGTAGCTGGCTTTAGAATAGGGGATATGACTGCACAGAAGAAGGTCAATGGTACCCAAAAAAGTTATGAGATAAACAGCTTGGTTGAATTTTGGTTTTTCGGTAAAGTCCATGTGGAGTTTATCCAATCTGCTGATTATGAAAATGGACAATTGATGGAGGCTTATACCCATTCCATTTCCAACCGGGGGGATTTTGAAACATTTGTTAATTGGGAAACTGATCACTATGAGGTAAATGCCAATACTTACAAGTTTGAAAACAAAGAGCCTATAAACCAAAAAGTATATTCCAGTCCAGCTACCTTATATTTTGAAGAACCTAAAGATGGAGATGTGCTTATTTCAGAAAACTTTGGCATGTTGACGCAGGTCGTTGAAGAGGAACCTGGGGTTTACGCAATTGATGTTAATGGCAACACTAATACATTCTATTATGAGAATGGGGTTTTACAAAAAGTGGTCTTGGAAAATTCAATCAAAAATTATGTGATTAGGCGTAAGGATGATTGA
- a CDS encoding TIGR04283 family arsenosugar biosynthesis glycosyltransferase — translation MIEKPSISIIIPTLNEEENLKTLISHIQQFSSDHVEEIIVSDGGSTDQSIQVAKSLGATVIISPKKGRAAQMNYAASHAKSSIFYFIHADVKPVKGFDLDIIKNCKMGKVAGCYRYRFDKSNSYLKLNSWFTRFNGIFTGGGDQTLYITRRFFEELDGFDEKYSIMEDFDLVRRIRKTSQFHIIPREITVSSRKYESNSWLRVQVANLAAFILFLMKSNPNSIKSLYCNLINKKKAVSK, via the coding sequence ATGATTGAAAAACCATCCATATCGATCATTATTCCCACTCTAAACGAAGAAGAAAACCTCAAAACGCTCATTTCCCATATTCAACAATTTTCTTCTGATCATGTTGAAGAAATCATTGTCTCAGACGGTGGGAGTACGGATCAAAGTATTCAGGTGGCAAAATCACTTGGTGCTACTGTTATTATTTCTCCCAAAAAAGGAAGGGCAGCCCAGATGAATTATGCTGCAAGTCATGCCAAATCCTCTATTTTTTATTTTATCCATGCAGATGTGAAACCGGTCAAAGGATTTGACCTAGATATCATCAAAAATTGTAAAATGGGGAAAGTTGCTGGTTGTTACCGATATAGGTTCGATAAGTCTAATTCTTACTTAAAGCTTAATTCTTGGTTTACTCGATTTAATGGAATTTTTACTGGTGGTGGAGATCAAACCCTTTATATTACGAGAAGATTTTTTGAAGAATTGGACGGATTTGATGAAAAGTATAGCATTATGGAAGATTTTGATTTGGTCAGAAGAATCAGAAAAACTTCGCAGTTTCATATAATCCCAAGAGAAATCACAGTTTCTTCAAGGAAATATGAATCCAATAGCTGGTTGAGAGTGCAAGTTGCAAATTTGGCCGCTTTTATACTTTTTTTAATGAAATCAAATCCCAATTCGATCAAAAGTCTATATTGTAATCTCATTAATAAAAAGAAGGCTGTTAGTAAATAA
- a CDS encoding VOC family protein encodes MNKATINGIQQVGIGVKDANEAWKWYRKIFKMDVPIFQDSAEAALMTRYTAGKVEKRHAILAMNMQGGGGFEIWQFTSRTPTGPTQNVTWGDLGILAVKIRCKDIQSTYSFMESEGVELLGKPSKNPIDVWHFYLKDPYGNIFEIEENKSWFSQNNDLTGGVSGVVIGVSDTQKSIPLYQSNFQHSELLYDGSDVWEDFSPLLAENEAMSRVILQSSNKRTGAFGRLLCQTTVELIAVKDSKREKIYDGRLWGDLGFIHVCFDVSGMKNLQSCLQDSGFPFTVDSNNGFDMGKAAGHFAYIEDPDGTLVEMVETHKIPIMEKWGWYLNLKNRKQEKTLPNFIVKMLSLNRVKS; translated from the coding sequence ATGAACAAAGCAACCATTAATGGTATCCAGCAAGTAGGGATAGGAGTAAAGGATGCCAACGAAGCTTGGAAGTGGTATAGGAAAATATTTAAGATGGATGTTCCGATTTTTCAAGATAGTGCAGAAGCAGCGCTGATGACGCGCTACACTGCAGGAAAAGTTGAAAAACGGCATGCAATCCTAGCAATGAACATGCAAGGCGGAGGAGGTTTCGAAATCTGGCAATTCACCTCTCGCACCCCAACAGGCCCCACTCAGAATGTTACTTGGGGTGACTTAGGAATTTTGGCTGTGAAAATTCGTTGCAAAGATATCCAGTCAACGTATTCTTTTATGGAGTCTGAAGGTGTGGAACTGCTTGGTAAACCTTCCAAAAACCCGATTGATGTTTGGCATTTTTATTTAAAAGATCCATACGGTAATATTTTTGAAATAGAGGAAAACAAATCCTGGTTTTCTCAGAATAATGACCTCACCGGCGGTGTTTCAGGTGTTGTAATAGGTGTTTCTGATACTCAAAAATCAATTCCCCTTTACCAAAGTAATTTTCAACATTCTGAGCTTTTATATGACGGTTCGGATGTATGGGAAGACTTTTCGCCTTTATTGGCAGAAAATGAAGCCATGTCACGGGTCATTTTGCAAAGTTCGAATAAAAGAACAGGTGCATTTGGACGCTTACTATGTCAAACGACTGTAGAACTAATTGCAGTTAAAGATTCCAAAAGAGAGAAAATCTATGATGGAAGGCTTTGGGGGGATTTAGGTTTTATCCATGTTTGTTTTGATGTGAGTGGAATGAAAAACCTTCAATCATGCCTACAGGATAGCGGCTTTCCATTTACAGTGGATAGTAACAATGGATTTGATATGGGGAAAGCTGCAGGACATTTTGCCTACATAGAGGATCCAGACGGAACATTGGTGGAAATGGTAGAAACCCACAAAATTCCAATTATGGAAAAATGGGGTTGGTATCTGAATCTAAAAAACCGCAAGCAAGAGAAAACACTTCCAAATTTCATCGTGAAAATGCTTTCTCTCAATCGGGTAAAATCCTGA
- the gap gene encoding type I glyceraldehyde-3-phosphate dehydrogenase has product MNSTSGKRIAINGFGRIGRYTAKLILENKHLNLVAINDLAEPSAIAHLLKYDSIHRKSKESVGLVDGNLKVGDQEIQLFGCSDPEKLPWKEWDVDLVIECTGRFTDRLGAEKHLTAGAKKVIISAPSQDPSIKMIVLGVNDHILSGEEKIISNASCTTNCLAPMVKVLDNEFGLKKGYASTVHSYTNDQNLHDAPHRDLRRARAAAYSIIPTTTNAGKALDIVMPEIAGKIEASAMRVPVPDGSLTDLIVELNREVSLDEINNAFNKAAGTYLKGFLEVEDNPIVSIDIIGNPHSCIIDSQLTSSKGNMVKVIGWYDNEAGYSNRLLNLAMKVLDN; this is encoded by the coding sequence ATGAACTCTACTTCTGGAAAAAGAATCGCCATTAATGGTTTTGGAAGAATAGGCAGATATACCGCTAAATTAATCTTAGAAAACAAGCATCTAAACCTTGTAGCAATCAATGATTTAGCAGAGCCTTCAGCAATTGCTCATCTTTTGAAATATGACTCTATCCATCGAAAATCTAAAGAATCTGTAGGCTTGGTGGACGGTAATTTGAAAGTGGGAGATCAGGAAATTCAGTTGTTTGGATGTTCTGACCCAGAAAAATTGCCTTGGAAAGAATGGGATGTTGATTTGGTGATTGAATGTACGGGAAGATTTACCGATCGTTTGGGAGCAGAAAAACATTTAACTGCTGGAGCCAAGAAAGTAATAATCTCAGCCCCTTCTCAGGACCCCAGTATCAAAATGATTGTTTTGGGAGTGAATGATCATATTCTTTCCGGAGAAGAGAAAATCATTTCTAATGCCTCCTGTACCACGAATTGCCTTGCACCTATGGTCAAGGTCCTGGATAATGAATTTGGCTTGAAAAAAGGCTATGCATCGACTGTGCACTCCTATACCAACGATCAAAACTTACATGACGCTCCTCATCGTGATCTAAGACGTGCGAGAGCTGCGGCCTACTCTATTATCCCTACGACAACGAATGCTGGCAAAGCTTTGGACATTGTAATGCCTGAAATCGCAGGAAAAATTGAGGCCTCGGCCATGCGAGTTCCCGTTCCAGATGGATCTTTAACAGATCTTATTGTGGAATTGAATAGGGAAGTAAGTCTGGATGAAATAAATAATGCCTTTAATAAAGCTGCTGGCACTTATCTAAAAGGATTTTTAGAGGTAGAAGATAATCCAATCGTGTCGATTGATATCATAGGTAATCCACATTCTTGCATCATAGACAGCCAATTAACTTCTTCCAAAGGAAATATGGTTAAAGTAATTGGCTGGTATGATAATGAAGCAGGTTATTCTAACCGACTTCTAAATCTTGCTATGAAAGTTTTGGATAACTGA